A single window of Phycisphaeraceae bacterium DNA harbors:
- a CDS encoding NADAR family protein — translation MDEIRFYRANERPYGAFSNLYRREVEFEGEVFPTAEHAYQAGKARKQAVRDWLMAAPTPALLAMAAHGLYYWDIAPGWSKNKFDRMKRVLRAKFAQHEDLRELLLATGSARLVESAMVDNEVNRLWGEVNGAGKNMLGTLLMEVRDELVAGDAIEETEKRRRTCAA, via the coding sequence ATGGACGAGATTCGCTTTTACCGAGCAAACGAGCGGCCCTACGGTGCCTTCAGCAACCTGTACAGGCGAGAAGTTGAGTTCGAAGGGGAGGTATTTCCTACCGCTGAGCATGCCTATCAGGCAGGAAAAGCGCGCAAGCAAGCCGTTAGGGATTGGTTAATGGCCGCGCCGACACCTGCCTTGCTGGCGATGGCTGCTCACGGACTCTACTATTGGGATATTGCGCCAGGCTGGTCCAAGAACAAGTTCGACCGAATGAAGCGCGTGCTACGCGCCAAATTCGCCCAACACGAGGACCTGCGTGAGCTGCTGCTCGCGACAGGCTCCGCAAGACTGGTTGAATCCGCCATGGTCGACAACGAGGTCAACAGGCTGTGGGGCGAAGTTAACGGCGCTGGCAAGAACATGCTCGGCACGCTTCTTATGGAAGTGAGAGATGAACTGGTCGCTGGCGACGCTATCGAGGAAACCGAGAAACGGCGCAGAACCTGTGCCGCCTGA